One genomic region from Rosa rugosa chromosome 1, drRosRugo1.1, whole genome shotgun sequence encodes:
- the LOC133725825 gene encoding uncharacterized protein LOC133725825 yields the protein MCTGGISIHSEEEESFRVTLLIEDETDQAHAVLMGKEAEEICGISCEDLIIKKNCKNQRIIPQEILQLEGQIKLLKLKPGTKRDFLIKGIYEDVHKFTPTQDIEPTTSTPNKKIFEKKRKELFKAKPSKNPKSDNFEPSDQTSANTSAQSDTEDLI from the exons ATGT GCACTGGTGGTATAAGCATTCACAGTGAGGAAGAGGAAAG CTTCAGAGTCACTCTTCTCATTGAAGATGAGACTGATCAAGCACATGCAGTCTTAATGGGCAAAGAAGCAGAAGAAATCTGTGGAATCTCATGCGAGGACTTGATTATCAAGAAAAACTGCAAAAACCAAAGGATCATACCACAAGAAATTCTTCAATTAGAAGGACAGATCAAGCTGCTGAAATTGAAACCAGGAACAAAAAGAGATTTCCTTATAAAGGGGATATACGAAGATGTTCACAAGTTCACACCAACCCAAGATATCGAACCAACAACTTCCACGCCAAATAAGAAAATatttgagaagaagaggaaggaatTGTTCAAAGCAAAACCAAGCAAGAATCCAAAAAG TGACAACTTTGAACCATCAGATCAGACCAGCGCAAATACATCGGCTCAATCCGACACAGAAGACCTTATCTAG